Proteins from a genomic interval of Schistocerca serialis cubense isolate TAMUIC-IGC-003099 chromosome 11, iqSchSeri2.2, whole genome shotgun sequence:
- the LOC126427088 gene encoding zinc finger protein 43-like isoform X5 — protein MEKSTHGFSTNTEDMTVDKECSVATQYDCSTREKELHVYSCNFCQQSFSSKYRLIMHVFMHIGGTQPPSYVCKWCGEVFHSNVGLKKHMRMSENCRVLTADSHEKYGHGDEHQTTTSLDSEAEVSVTEHNDQSSCKETWKDSNKPSNDICNTHMTNDREKTSNYGTLSIAVNVSAQADLLTANRTHRCGICGKLFARVGVLNRHVSIHTGKRLHKCDICDKWFAQSRYLKAHTLIHTVKKPYMCKSCGKSFTMLGDLEKHSLIHTGNKPHKCEICGKSFAASSYLKNHVLIHTGKEPHKCEICGKSFTKLDNLKQHSLIHTGKKPHKCEICGKSFTRLGDLKQHSLIHTGKKPHKCEICGKSFTRLGDLKQHSLIHTGKKPHKCEICGKSFAASGSLKQHLLIHTGKKPHKCEICGKYFTILGNLKKHLLLHTGKKPHKCEICGKSFTMLGDLKKHALIHTGKKLHKFEICGESFATSGDLKTHAFQHTGSGPHKCGICDKSFTYLDTLKTHALLHVRKKL, from the coding sequence ATGGAGAAGTCAACACATGGGTTCAGTACCAATACAGAAGATATGACTGTTGATAAGGAATGCTCAGTTGCCACCCAATATGACTGTAGTACGAGGGAAAAGGAATTACATGTATATAGCTGTAATTTCTGCCAACAGAGCTtttcttcaaaatacagactcaTAATGCATGTGTTTATGCACATTGGTGGAACGCAACCACCTTcgtatgtttgtaagtggtgtggtgAGGTATTTCACAGTAATGTTGGCTTGAAAAAGCATATGAGAATGAGTGAGAATTGTCGAGTTTTAACTGCAGACAGTCATGAAAAATATGGACATGGTGATGAGCATCAAACCACTACCTCGTTGGATAGCGAGGCAGAAGTTTCTGTCACAGAACACAATGACCAGTCTTCATGTAAGGAAACTTGGAAAGATTCAAACAAGCCCTCTAATGACATATGTAACACACATATGACAAATGATAGAGAGAAAACAAGTAATTATGGAACTTTGTCTATAGCTGTTAATGTCAGTGCCCAGGCTGATCTACTTACGGCAAACAGAACTCACAGATGTGGCATTTGTGGCAAATTGTTTGCTAGGGTTGGTGTTCTCAACAGACATGTTTCCATTCATACTGGGAAAAGACttcacaaatgtgatatttgtgacAAATGGTTTGCCCAGTCACGTTATCTAAAGGCTCACACATTAATTCACACTGTGAAGAAACCTTACATGTGCAAGagttgtgggaaatcttttactatgTTAGGTGATCTCGAGAAACattcattaattcacactggaaataaacctcacaaatgtgagatttgtgggaaatcttttgctgcGTCAAGCTATCTCAAGAATCATgttttaattcacactggaaaggaacctcacaaatgtgagatttgtgggaaatcttttactaaGTTAGATAATCTCAAGCAACactcattaattcacactggaaagaaacctcacaaatgtgagatttgtgggaaatcttttactaggTTAGGTGATCTCAAGCAACactcattaattcacactggaaagaaacctcacaaatgtgagatttgtgggaaatcttttactaggTTAGGTGATCTCAAGCAACATTcgttaattcacactggaaagaaacctcacaaatgtgagatttgtgggaaatcttttgctgcGTCAGGCTCTCTCAAGCAACacttattaattcacactggaaagaaacctcacaaatgtgagatttgtgggaaatattTTACTATATTAGGCAATCTTAAGAAACATTTATtacttcacactggaaagaaacctcacaaatgtgagatttgtgggaaatcttttactatgTTAGGTGATCTCAAGAAACAtgcattaattcacactggaaagaaacttcACAAATTTGAAATCTGTGGGGAATCTTTTGCTACATCAGGTGATCTCAAGACACATGCATTTCAACACACTGGAAGTGGACCTCACAAATGTGGTATCTgtgacaaaagttttacttacttgGATACTCTCAAGACACATGCATTACTTCACGTCAGAAAGAAATTGTAA